One genomic region from Geitlerinema sp. PCC 9228 encodes:
- a CDS encoding GNAT family N-acetyltransferase produces MTQGFWKNLFSSSENNSTTTSSPKLEEYVVPTSNNGAGGNEEIRVYFSTSREIDLYDLEELCDAVGWSRRPLRKVKKAVQHSFCVVTMWEIQGAKKRLVGFSRATSDHAFNATIWDVVVHPDYQGKGLGKALMQYLIKKLRKEDISNITLFADPHVVDFYKNLGFVSDPEGIKGMFWYPR; encoded by the coding sequence ATGACTCAAGGCTTTTGGAAAAATTTGTTTAGCAGTTCTGAAAACAACTCGACGACCACTTCGTCCCCTAAACTAGAAGAATACGTGGTACCAACAAGCAACAATGGCGCTGGTGGCAACGAAGAAATCCGCGTTTACTTTAGCACCAGCCGAGAGATCGATCTGTACGATTTGGAAGAACTATGCGATGCCGTCGGTTGGTCGCGACGTCCCCTACGTAAAGTGAAAAAAGCCGTTCAACACAGCTTTTGCGTGGTAACGATGTGGGAAATTCAAGGGGCCAAAAAACGGCTGGTTGGTTTTTCGCGCGCGACTTCCGACCACGCTTTTAATGCCACCATTTGGGATGTGGTGGTCCATCCCGACTATCAAGGAAAAGGTCTGGGCAAGGCTTTGATGCAGTATTTAATTAAGAAACTGCGAAAAGAAGACATTAGCAATATTACCTTGTTTGCCGACCCCCACGTGGTAGATTTTTATAAGAATTTAGGATTTGTTTCCGATCCGGAAGGAATTAAGGGTATGTTTTGGTATCCCAGGTGA
- a CDS encoding alpha/beta hydrolase produces MSKIDIRGVVHKYELTQATPNASVLVFLHGWLLSSSYWESVVNQLSPHFQCLTYDLRGFGNSQSHHSSVEEDALGYTPAAYAEDLGILLDKLALSSVWLVGHSLGGSIALWAAAQFPQRVKGVICVNSGGGIYIQKEFERFRQAGAWMVRQRRWWWHYIPMLDLAFTRMNVVRPIARKWGKQRIVDFLNACPQAAVGALLQSTTEGEVHRLPHLVSQLQQPAYFIAGQGDTVMEPKYVRHLASFHPLFQNGKENTIELPDCGHLAMLEQSELLAREIRQIWQKHR; encoded by the coding sequence ATGAGCAAGATCGATATTCGGGGCGTTGTCCACAAATACGAACTAACCCAAGCCACGCCGAATGCAAGCGTTTTGGTATTCCTGCATGGTTGGCTGCTGAGCAGTTCCTATTGGGAGTCGGTCGTGAACCAGCTCTCGCCCCACTTTCAATGTTTGACTTATGATTTGCGCGGGTTCGGCAACTCGCAATCCCACCACTCATCGGTTGAGGAAGATGCCTTGGGATATACACCCGCTGCCTATGCAGAAGATCTAGGCATTTTACTGGATAAGCTGGCGTTGTCGTCGGTTTGGCTGGTGGGGCATTCCTTGGGAGGTAGCATTGCTCTGTGGGCGGCGGCGCAATTTCCCCAACGGGTGAAAGGGGTGATTTGCGTTAATTCTGGTGGGGGCATTTACATTCAAAAGGAATTCGAGCGGTTTCGCCAAGCGGGGGCTTGGATGGTTCGCCAGCGTAGGTGGTGGTGGCACTACATTCCCATGTTGGATTTGGCGTTTACTAGGATGAATGTGGTACGCCCCATTGCCCGCAAATGGGGAAAACAGAGGATTGTTGATTTTTTAAATGCTTGTCCGCAGGCGGCGGTGGGGGCTTTGTTGCAGTCAACCACGGAGGGGGAGGTGCATCGCTTGCCCCATTTGGTTTCCCAGTTGCAGCAACCGGCTTATTTTATTGCTGGGCAAGGAGATACGGTGATGGAACCCAAGTATGTCCGCCATCTGGCCAGCTTTCACCCTCTATTTCAAAATGGCAAGGAGAATACTATTGAACTACCCGATTGCGGCCATTTGGCGATGCTGGAACAGTCGGAGTTGCTGGCTAGGGAGATTCGCCAGATTTGGCAAAAGCATCGCTAA